One Ficedula albicollis isolate OC2 chromosome Z, FicAlb1.5, whole genome shotgun sequence DNA window includes the following coding sequences:
- the MLANA gene encoding melanoma antigen recognized by T-cells 1, producing MPRRNNHQDGNYFRGKGHIYFAAEEALGIGLFILVLAILLAFGCWYYKRRSGYKSLRSKSSSVSTIRNVVGEGEILECKMALQDYKDFNSVVPDAPPAYEKIAADLSPPPYSP from the exons ATGCCCAGAAGAAATAACCACCAGGATGGCAACTATTTCAGAGGGAAAGGACACATCTATTTTGCAGCAGAAGA AGCTCTGGGTATTGGACTTTTTATTTTGGTGCTGGCAATTTTACTTGCCTTTGGCTGCTGGTATTACAAAAGACGTAGTGGCTACAAAAGTCTGCGG AGCAAAAGCTCTAGTGTGAGCACAATACGAAACGTGGTAGGTGAGGGAGAAATACTGGAATGCAAAATGGCTCTGCAGGACTACAAAGACTTTAATTCTGTG GTACCTGATGCTCCACCAGCTTATGAAAAAATTGCTGCAGACCTGTCACCACCGCCTTATTCACCATGA